In one window of bacterium DNA:
- a CDS encoding dihydropteroate synthase — protein sequence MAIPGLTLIAESINDSVPSTHELFEANDINGIVELARLQAEKGADYIDVNVGPRTPGLMAEVVKKIQQHISLPLSIDTPDPEIAQAGLEAYDPAAAGNRKPILNSISEARLQMFDLYAVQPFIPILLITEGMDQGGDMVMNKTAEQVHSTARSLTAIARNRLALSSNEALILDPGIMPIGSDSKGFFKRLMNTLTLIHQDPELAAVSISVGLSNFTTMLPAKKADGSPVKGPLESAFLTMAMPLGLNTIIGSVHRKYARLTD from the coding sequence ATGGCCATTCCCGGTCTTACGCTTATTGCTGAATCGATCAACGATTCAGTGCCATCCACCCATGAGCTGTTTGAAGCGAACGACATCAACGGCATCGTCGAGTTGGCCCGCCTGCAGGCGGAAAAAGGCGCGGACTACATCGATGTCAACGTAGGTCCGCGCACGCCCGGCCTCATGGCCGAAGTGGTAAAAAAAATTCAGCAACACATCTCCCTGCCCCTTTCCATCGATACGCCGGATCCAGAGATCGCCCAAGCCGGACTGGAAGCCTATGATCCGGCGGCGGCGGGGAACCGAAAACCCATTCTGAATTCCATCTCTGAAGCGCGCCTGCAAATGTTCGATCTATACGCAGTCCAGCCGTTCATCCCCATTCTGCTCATCACCGAGGGCATGGATCAGGGCGGAGACATGGTGATGAACAAAACCGCAGAACAGGTCCACTCCACCGCACGTTCTCTGACCGCGATCGCCAGAAACAGACTGGCCCTGTCCTCCAATGAGGCGCTGATTCTCGATCCCGGCATCATGCCCATCGGCAGCGATTCAAAAGGATTTTTCAAACGGTTGATGAACACCCTGACGTTGATACACCAGGACCCGGAGCTGGCGGCTGTATCCATCTCCGTAGGACTGAGCAATTTCACCACTATGCTGCCGGCGAAAAAAGCGGATGGCTCGCCGGTTAAAGGTCCGCTGGAGAGCGCGTTTCTTACCATGGCCATGCCCTTGGGGCTGAACACCATCATCGGTTCGGTGCACCGCAAGTACGCGCGGCTGACCGACG
- a CDS encoding cyclic nucleotide-binding domain-containing protein, giving the protein MKGLFVRKNASEKAGLKESDLCKVLKSMPIFQDLTRRELAAVIRILHEREYQPDEIIFRENEPGLGMYIIESGRVAILSESGNLQLTELGDGVFFGEISLLDAAPRSATAVAKTKSRIFGLFQPDLYGLIERNPSLGIKIVLGLSRLVCERLRQTNQRAFAFNEALQQMRHTEP; this is encoded by the coding sequence ATGAAAGGTCTATTCGTCAGAAAAAATGCGTCGGAAAAAGCCGGGCTGAAAGAGTCCGACTTATGCAAGGTGCTCAAAAGCATGCCGATTTTTCAGGATTTGACCCGGCGCGAACTGGCTGCGGTGATTCGGATTTTGCACGAGCGGGAATATCAGCCTGATGAGATCATTTTTCGCGAGAACGAGCCGGGATTAGGCATGTACATCATCGAGTCCGGCCGGGTGGCGATCCTGTCCGAATCCGGCAATCTACAACTGACCGAACTGGGCGACGGCGTATTTTTCGGCGAGATCTCGCTGTTGGATGCGGCGCCGCGCTCCGCCACCGCTGTGGCTAAGACCAAGAGTCGGATTTTTGGACTGTTTCAGCCCGATCTCTACGGCCTGATCGAGCGCAATCCCAGCCTGGGCATCAAGATTGTGCTCGGGCTTTCGCGTCTGGTGTGCGAGAGGCTGCGTCAGACCAACCAGCGCGCCTTTGCCTTTAACGAAGCGCTGCAGCAGATGCGTCATACTGAGCCATGA